The following proteins are co-located in the Apium graveolens cultivar Ventura chromosome 5, ASM990537v1, whole genome shotgun sequence genome:
- the LOC141724710 gene encoding protein INVOLVED IN DE NOVO 2-like, with product MSSRRARRDYRNSDFEDDIYRYYKDLKDGRDRVEVSDQIFQCPYCYEYEKTEYDYLRILNHASRIGNESKTASSRSRAKHLGLESYLKRCLDITGRTSRSRIRTERYENDNSEKQITLLDLPNESMDYNINVASKTERYENDNGQKHNAVLSATDDFADSNLVSHRESEKSSGRILKQDPPSYTHGGGAKYMKPDASEELIVYPWMVVIANLPVVVANDGRVVGDSGQKLKDEWTLQGYHPTKVQPLWNYKGHTGFGIVEFNKDWTGFGNAMTFAKKFEMDFHGKRDWKLEGRVKGNKLYAWIAREEDYNGKNKVIAAYLKRNADLRTLSEIEGEDKMKESMLVCTLTNSLDTKEKQCEEIKKNISKTEASFLNVMRQKEDMVKAYNEELEMRQNQQYKEIESIYYEHERIKLTLEAKREDLQLYEKGLREREYLNETERRRLYLLKEKKEKNDKAITEQKKAEESMMKLAEAHKTEKHQLYQRIIELQKKLADKQRLELEIEQMRGAVKVIRPISDGGDAEAKKKLESLEESLKEKEEDLEDLEDLNQALVVKERRSNDELQDARKELINGLKDRPVLRASIGVKRMGDLDNKPIVSAVMKKYPADEAEVKAMEYSSLLEAKLRDPNWHPFKVITIGAESKGIIDEEDEYIKVLKNEWGDEVCNAVVTALTEINEYNKSGRYPVPELWNFKEGRIATSGESVEFILRLWKTNKRKR from the exons ATGTCGAGCAGAAGAGCGAGGAGGGATTATCGCAACTCAGACTTTGAGGACGACATTTATCGATACTATAAGGATCTGAAAGATGGACGAGATAGAGTTGAAGTTTCAGATCAGATTTTTCAATGTCCTTATTGTTATGAATATGAAAAAACAGAATATGACTATCTGCGAATTCTTAATCATGCCTCTCGCATTGGTAATGAATCAAAGACTGCTAGCTCGAGAAGTAGGGCAAAACATTTGGGGTTGGAAAGTTACTTGAAGAGATGCTTGGATATAACAGGCAGAACTTCACGATCAAGGATAAGGACAGAGCGTTATGAAAATGATAATTCTGAAAAACAGATTACCCTCCTCGACTTACCTAATGAATCTATGGATTATAACATTAATGTTGCAAGCAAGACAGAGCGTTATGAAAACGATAATGGCCAGAAACATAATGCAGTCCTCTCTGCAACTGACGATTTTGCGGATAGTAACCTTGTTTCACATAGGGAGTCAGAAAAATCTTCTGGTAGAATTCTAAAACAAGATCCACCATCCTATACACATGGGGGAGGTGCTAAATATATGAAACCTGACGCTTCTGAAGAGCTGATTGTTTATCCATGGATGGTCGTTATCGCCAACCTGCCTGTGGTTGTGGCTAATGATGGACGTGTTGTTGGAGACAGTGGTCAAAAACTGAAGGATGAGTGGACATTGCAGGGGTACCATCCCACTAAAGTTCAACCTTTGTGGAACTATAAGGGTCACACAGGCTTTGGTATAGTTGAGTTTAACAAAGATTGGACTGGATTTGGTAATGCAATGACGTTTGCAAAAAAGTTTGAGATGGATTTTCATGGAAAGAGAGACTGGAAATTAGAGGGAAGAGTGAAAGGAAACAAGCTATATGCTTGGATTGCAAGAGAGGAGGATTATAATGGAAAAAATAAAGTTATTGCTGCATATTTGAAGAGGAATGCAGATCTTAGAACTCTTTCAGAAATTGAAGGAGAGGATAAGATGAAAGAATCAATGTTGGTGTGCACCCTAACTAATTCACTGGATACGAAGGAGAAACAATGTGAAGAGATCAAGAAGAATATAAGCAAGACTGAAGCTAGCTTCTTGAATGTGATGAGGCAGAAGGAAGATATGGTTAAAGCTTATAATGAAG AACTAGAGATGAGACAGAATCAGCAATACAAGGAGATTGAGAGCATCTACTACGAACATGAACGAATAAAGTTAACATTGGAAGCTAAGAGAGAAGATCTCCAGCTATATGAAAAAGGTTTGCGAGAACGTGAATACCTGAATGAAACTGAGAGGAGGAGGTTGTATCTTTTGAAGGAAAAGAAGGAAAAG AATGACAAAGCAATTACAGAGCAAAAGAAGGCTGAAGAAAGCATGATGAAGTTGGCAGAAGCTCATAAA ACAGAGAAGCACCAACTTTACCAACGAATTATTGAGCTACAGAAGAAACTCGCTGACAAACAGCGTTTAGAACTGGAAATAGAACAAATGAGGGGAGCTGTAAAAGTTATAAGACCTATTAGTGATGGTGGGGATGCGGAAGCAAAAAAGAAATTGGAATCTTTGGAAGAATCTCTAAAGGAGAAGGAAGAAGATCTTGAggatcttgaagatttaaatcaAGCTCTCGTTGTCAAGGAGAGGAGAAGCAATGACGAGTTACAAGATGCCAGAAAAGAGCTAATCAAC GGTTTGAAAGACAGGCCTGTCTTGAGGGCCTCCATTGGCGTTAAGAGAATGGGAGACCTTGACAACAAACCGATTGTTTCTGCTGTTATGAAAAAATATCCTGCTGACGAAGCTGAAGTGAAAGCAATGGAATACAGTTCTCTGTTAGAAGCCAAACTCCGGGATCCAAATTGGCACCCCTTTAAGGTCATAACCATTGGTGCAGAAAGCAAG GGAATTATCGATGAAGAAGATGAATACATCAAAGTCTTGAAGAATGAGTGGGGTGATGAAGTCTGCAATGCAGTGGTGACGGCATTAACTGAGATAAATGAGTACAACAAAAGTGGAAGATACCCGGTCCCTGAGTTATGGAATTTCAAAGAAGGAAGGATAGCAACATCAGGAGAAAGTGTAGAATTCATACTACGACTCTGGAAGACAAACAAGAGGAAAAGATAA